In Pseudomonas sp. HR96, the DNA window GATAGTGCAGCGACAGCACGATCGAGGTGCTGTTGTTGAGGATCGTGACCAACGCCACCAGACCGAGCTCGTCAACCTGCAGGGCGCGCTTGAGCACGGCCTTCTCCGCCCGGTGGCTGGCGGCCTGGTTCGGGCTGACATCCACCATGACAGTGCCAGGCAAGAAAGGGCGGTCGCCGAGGACCGGTTCGTTGAAAACGCGGTCGAACTGGCTCACATCGGTGGCCGAGGCCGACTGGCTCAGCTCTCCGCCGGTGACTACCAGAGCGTCCTCGGCCGCCAGCTCGTCACGGCTCATGCAGCGCTGCAGCTGGAACAGCCGGGGCTCCGGCTCCGGCTCTTCGATGATCGCCCTGACGACCTCGGGCGCCAGCCCTGTGGCGCGCCAGGTGCGGATGGCCTTGTTCAGCAGCAACGCCTGGGTCGGTGGCGCGATGACTTCGATGCGAATCTGTGCAGAGGCGCTCAAGAGGGTATCGACGATGGCCTTGGCCCTGCAGCGCAACGAGAACGCACGCCCCTCCGGCAACTGGCCAGCGGCGATGGTGTATTCATAGGTGACACCTGCTTGCAAATCCGCAAACGTATATCCCGCCACCAACGAGTTGCCGCCACCGTCCAGTTGAACCGTGATCTGGACCTGTCGGGCAGCATCCCTGCTCCAGTTGAGCTGAAGCTTGTAGCTGCCATCCGTCTGTGGATACAGCCGGGCAAAATTCAGGTCGGAATCTACCGACAGGCAGCGCAGGCGGTATAACTTGGCACCCACCTGCGTCACCAGGACGCCGTTGACGTAATCGGCAGTGATCGCAGGGGCCACGCTGGCAAACTGTGCATATTCCTGGGCACTCAAGCCATAGAACCGTTGCAGGTTCTGCGGTTGCAGGAACGACTCCGGGGCCACCTCGCCGAAATTCTTCTTGTAGCTCTGCGAATTCAAGGGCTCATTGAGGATTTCCCGCAATGCGGGTGAGATAGCGCAGGTCATGCCCGCCCGGGCTGTGGCGCCGAACAGGCGGGCGACCAGCGGGTTGGCGTCCAGGTGCCGGTCGCCGTCCAGCAAACCCCAGGCCTGCTGCAAGCGCCCATGGGCGTCGTGCCAGGGCGTACCGGCGCTGCTGCGGTCGGTGTACAGGTGCTCGAGGACGGCGCTGTCGCTGTCCTTGTCCAGCACGCTGCGCGCCTGGGCCATCAGCACCTCGTTGCTCAGGCTCAGCGCGGGCACCACGGCAGTCATGTTGCGCGTATCGAGGGTCAGCTGCTGCAAGTCTGGCCGGCGCTGGTCCAGGTGCCAGGGGGACTGCTCGGGGTACAGCTGGCGGGCGTTGCGGTACAAGGCGGTCAGGTAGGCGGCCGGGGAGAACATCGAGGACACCGAACCTGGGGTGGTATAGCGGCTGGCGCGGTTGCCGAACTGGCTTTCATAGTCACGCAGCGCGCCGGGGGCCGCCTGGATGCCCAGGCTCGGCAGGTTGCTCAGCAACGGCGAGGCACGGGTCACCAGGCACTTTTCATGGATCAGTGCGGCATCCCGAACTTCAGCGGCGTGTCGGTACAACTCTCCGGCCTCGCTGGAAAGCAGCTCATGTTGCTGGTGGAAGATTTCCGGAGCCTCCTGCAAAGGCTCTACCGAAGTTTGCAAAGCCGCCTTCTCGGACAACTTTTGGATCCGCGAATAAGTATCAAGGCTCATCTCATCATCCCTTCAAGTCAGGAGCCGACGCAGCGGCTCAGTCAACGCTGGTTTCAGCGTGGACCCACACTAACGGGCACTGCCGAGCCGCCACGAGAAAAGTCCAGTTTCCGACTCCGGCTGAACAATTATCAATAAGCCGCCGGCATCTTCCTGGCGATACCCATTAGATAGCCGGCATCAATATCGATATAGCCTCCCTCTTTCAGAGACTTCATGATGGCCAAGGCATGAGAGCGTGAGATACCGGTAGTGTCGACAACATAGGAAATGGCTGAGAGGCGAAAGCGAATCGACTCAGGTAGTTTACTCATCCGTTCAAGTGCCGTTCTTATTTTGCGGTAGCTGTCATTGCCGCATTGATCCAGCCACATGTTAGTGATGGTTCGGCTGTTGAACGAGGCGAACTCGAGGACTCCGGCCAGCAGGCGCTCGCTGTCGGCGGATTCGCGCACCAGGCGCATGGGCACCTCGTAGTAGGTCGAGCTGATCATTACCTCGCAACGGCTGGTGGCGCCTGGATAGTCCCTGGGCGGACGGTCCAGCCAGAGCATGCCGCCGGGCACCAGCACGCCCAGGGTCTTGCGCTGGTCTACCAGCAGACGCCACACCCCCTCCTCGAGCAGCAGGAGGGTGCTCTCGCAGGCGGCATGGATGACCGCACCACTTTGCGCCACTTTGAGATCCGTGTTAGTTCGGATCCACCGCAAAAGTTCACTGTACGCGCTCGACGCGCAGAACTTTTCTACGCCGGAGCTGAAACCGACCAGACAGGTATCTTTCATTGTCACTCTCCTTGGATGGATCAGTGACCCCGCGCTCAGCCGAATCCGCTACCGCCTGCAAAAATCAGACAATACCGTAGACGATCCGCTGTGACGTTCGGTGTAACACTTCTATCCATCATCGCTATCACTGGATACTCGATTAGTGCATTTTTCATACAGTCCTACTTGAGACCATCGCCCGCTAAACTTCCTGTTACTACCGCAATAGTCACAGCTCCCTACGAAAGCAAAAAACAATTGTACAGGCAACGCCGGGTCTGAATACAGACTCGAAATTACCCTCAATATCAAGATGTTATTGGTAACCATAAGAAGCAAAAAAGCCCGGAAGCGGGAGCGTCCGGGCTTTGGTTGTAACCTCGGGGGTCAATGGCCGCCGAGATAGGCGTTGCGTACTTCGTCGTTGCTGAGCAGTTCCTGGCCGGTGCCGGTCAGACGAATCTCGCCGTTGACCATCACGTAGGCACGATCGGACAACCTGAGCGCGTGGTTGGCGTTCTGCTCCACCAGGAAGATGGTCATGCCGCTCTGCGCCAGCTCGCGCAGGGTCGAGAAGATCATCTTCACCACGATCGGCGCCAGGCCCAGCGACGGCTCGTCGAGCAGCAGCAGCTTTGGCCGGCTCATCAGCGCGCGGGCGATGGCCAGCATCTGCTGTTCGCCCCCGGACATGGTCATGGCGCGCTGGTTGCGGCGCTCCTTGAGCCGCGGGAACAGCTCGAACATGCGCTGCATGTCCTCGCCCGAGTGCTTGTCGCCAATGGGGATGGTACCCATCATCAGGTTCTCTTCCACCGACATGTCCGGAAATACCCGCCGCCCTTCCGGCGACTGGGCGATACCATTGGAAGCAATGTAGTGCGAAGACTTCTGGGTGATATCGGTGCCCTGGTAGATGATCTGCCCGGCACTGGCGCGCGGCTGGCCGAAGATCGACATCAGCAGGGTCGACTTGCCGGCACCGTTGGAGCCGATCAGGCTCACGGTCTCGCCCTCGTTGATGTGCAGCGAGACCTTCTTCAAGGCCTGGATAGGCCCGTAGTGAACGTCGATATCCTTCATTTCGAGGATGGGGGCAGTCATACCAGCTCCTCTTCATCGGCGCCCAGGTAGGCGGCGATCACTTTCGGGTCGTTGCGGATCTGCTCGGGCTTGCCAGCGGCGATCACGTTGCCGTGGTCGAGCACCACGATGTCGTCGGAGATGCTCATGACCATGCCCATGTCATGTTCGATCAGCACCACGGTCATGTCGTGCTGGTCGCGCAGCAGGCGAATCATGCCACTGAGCGCTTCGGTTTCCTGCGGGTTGAGGCCGGCGGCGGGCTCGTCCAGGCAGATCACCTGCGGGCGCGTGCACATGGCCCGGGCGATTTCCAGGCGGCGCTGCTGGCCGTAGGACAGCTCCCCGGCCAAGCGGTTGGCGCAGTCCACCAGGTCGACCACTTCGAGCCAGTAGAACGCGGTGTTCATCGCGTCTTCCTCGGCCTTGCGGTAACCGCGGGTATTGAGGATGCCGGCCAGCATGTTGCGGTTGACCCACATGTGCTGGGCCACCAGCAGGTTCTCCACCACCGACATTTCCTTGAACAGGCGAATGTTCTGGAACGTCCGCGCCATGCCGGCACGGTTGACCAGGTGGGTACCGCCGAA includes these proteins:
- a CDS encoding helix-turn-helix domain-containing protein yields the protein MKDTCLVGFSSGVEKFCASSAYSELLRWIRTNTDLKVAQSGAVIHAACESTLLLLEEGVWRLLVDQRKTLGVLVPGGMLWLDRPPRDYPGATSRCEVMISSTYYEVPMRLVRESADSERLLAGVLEFASFNSRTITNMWLDQCGNDSYRKIRTALERMSKLPESIRFRLSAISYVVDTTGISRSHALAIMKSLKEGGYIDIDAGYLMGIARKMPAAY
- a CDS encoding ABC transporter ATP-binding protein; the encoded protein is MTAPILEMKDIDVHYGPIQALKKVSLHINEGETVSLIGSNGAGKSTLLMSIFGQPRASAGQIIYQGTDITQKSSHYIASNGIAQSPEGRRVFPDMSVEENLMMGTIPIGDKHSGEDMQRMFELFPRLKERRNQRAMTMSGGEQQMLAIARALMSRPKLLLLDEPSLGLAPIVVKMIFSTLRELAQSGMTIFLVEQNANHALRLSDRAYVMVNGEIRLTGTGQELLSNDEVRNAYLGGH
- a CDS encoding ABC transporter ATP-binding protein; its protein translation is MSDDVILSVEHLMMHFGGIKALSDVSLQVRRNSIFALIGPNGAGKTTVFNCLTGFYKATGGRIQLNARGNSTNVIKLLGESFQVNDFVSPKRFLNRLYYKMFGGTHLVNRAGMARTFQNIRLFKEMSVVENLLVAQHMWVNRNMLAGILNTRGYRKAEEDAMNTAFYWLEVVDLVDCANRLAGELSYGQQRRLEIARAMCTRPQVICLDEPAAGLNPQETEALSGMIRLLRDQHDMTVVLIEHDMGMVMSISDDIVVLDHGNVIAAGKPEQIRNDPKVIAAYLGADEEELV